A single window of Finegoldia magna ATCC 29328 DNA harbors:
- a CDS encoding TPM domain-containing protein — translation MKLNKIKKMLISVVIVGFFLTMLNNNNQVFASRTDSEWYYEDNLNVLSNETKDKINEANNNLENNGKIFVLTVNNLEYDVKEYADKAFEKCGLESSNNKKDVLILLAKTSRGEQYFRIITSKGLDEILSDNKVNRIIEDKMMPSFENNKVDEGIANGFTEIYKIIEKSEKKEKEKADDNINLYLSSIIPFMFFMFFMSRDD, via the coding sequence ATGAAATTAAACAAAATTAAGAAAATGTTAATCAGTGTTGTTATTGTTGGCTTTTTTCTAACAATGCTTAACAATAATAATCAGGTTTTTGCGAGCAGAACAGATTCAGAATGGTATTATGAAGACAACTTAAATGTGTTGTCAAATGAAACTAAAGATAAAATAAACGAGGCAAATAATAATTTAGAAAATAATGGCAAAATATTTGTTCTAACGGTAAATAATCTTGAATACGATGTAAAAGAATATGCAGATAAAGCCTTTGAGAAATGTGGTTTGGAGAGTTCCAATAATAAAAAAGACGTATTAATATTATTAGCAAAAACTTCTAGAGGCGAACAATACTTTAGGATTATAACTAGTAAAGGTCTTGATGAGATTCTTTCTGATAATAAAGTTAATAGAATTATCGAGGATAAAATGATGCCTTCATTCGAAAATAATAAAGTTGATGAGGGAATAGCTAACGGTTTTACTGAAATATATAAAATTATAGAAAAAAGCGAAAAGAAAGAGAAAGAAAAAGCTGATGATAATATTAATTTATATTTATCAAGTATTATTCCTTTTATGTTTTTTATGTTTTTTATGTCAAGAGACGATTAA
- a CDS encoding toprim domain-containing protein: MDFNIYEDKIYYEDFDINLKDILINNGYKVEYIVEDNKLLNERMNLSEALERIENKTLGNRALSFQANNSNISILVTDNELAFAEKRDLRLENNTKRESDLTRENFYKNNNLATDLDTFEKFSEKYRSNLFVPIDLKDDYKFDDSENAKIYFESDFKDFLSTVLEFSKNKENANENTLQVRMFRAFGIYFSNTNDKNLSDNENNNILQSMGENKFFLDKDRQELTWVENDKSVYTNSLPLIFEAATGYDYTSFFQSIEKDLNISFKTLDDIEKNQDILAKAFSDPNKYLHNTKMDYINNKVSSLFRGEYRSAIAERTLENLDSNISNQRLAQTNIKSYIKFFNDNTDIKLGLKNLPTNENISVLTVNNIMSNIYVRDEKDIYSFDLSSYDSLNNYTELFIELANNTVDLTNSKTLKRIDDRAFLKEFSYSLNKLQQSTGVNLVTYSNSSPVINLLAKIDKNTPSQLFNKKLDDIKNAYIPDVSRINWKDNNITSENAMATNLNNNLNKRTSDYGTKRVTVNTYVKSNKDFYDTEKYIDNARFGLGASALKSIMSSCTLKDDSIIYNSKANLSYDLKKYVYNNIFQFTDTYGKSPLDMFKEIYGDVWDYDRHKIEQDVWKFEKTGTLYNFKDGKREPWMNSALGVYCHSKGIQLENMFRSDEKMLSYLDNTNPQLKVIWEKAMEFEKENAQALETYNGYRNKIGDFKKIRENNLGTQTSLGFFNGNLLVKNIQKEYAKNSKVVINKEKDNDLFSALMNTIDFYKVAGSAAERDNIIKQLQGKTSLQAFDERQLNKEKEFNEIDDKVNTYFDVIEKYQKITERPLTDYQMGLLLLEISKVRSMSGYRMSNNDMNLTVNQIRTIDTRSGRDSSKNFNKSQLLYAREIGYSSRYLSDKNTDNFLMDSATKAVKDYLVEKRKIPGTILKEVNKNNPIIKASIDPKNNEPYMITEVTDLYSNVQMQQEQRNISNKVYCQKSYRTNDYKKYISYDQYNSLDEVSKKDYHLYLSPFSKITEKQYNSLSDSDKERYQIGAKSKKEQFNKNINKKMDGLKGSKVNSKLPSGVVKSWVGNSLKDYPPEKRKAHEYTIITEATIDALSALSLCKIDNRYDYMRDLNLESPEEIKENLYNPYRDNLQNSLKDIDLKQDKVNFVSILGVGNARNLDLRDYCFHNNIDPSHVILMLDNDQAGTQARLKLENQLPTVKSIVVDSKNGIKDVNEMLQYKLKELNESGLDVDFESGLIKNKNTNEVVKTNEELLFRIGKYEFNESLHDSKALQNEPKNIRDLSNKFLAQLYNSKELNLESMPNQMQMLKVRMAILKEIKDELSEIKESGTYKFLDENEDNLKNNALKESLNKIFEDVLNEFKENREEKAKEKEQQVEEKTIEENVENVKENIDIGNTTEREVEEGMEM; this comes from the coding sequence TTGGATTTTAATATTTATGAAGATAAGATTTACTACGAAGATTTCGATATTAATCTTAAGGATATTTTAATAAATAACGGTTATAAGGTCGAGTATATTGTTGAAGATAATAAGCTATTAAATGAAAGAATGAACTTGTCTGAAGCATTAGAAAGAATAGAAAATAAAACGCTAGGTAACAGGGCTTTAAGTTTTCAAGCTAATAATTCCAACATATCGATATTAGTAACCGATAATGAATTAGCATTTGCCGAAAAGAGAGATTTAAGACTTGAAAATAACACTAAAAGAGAGTCTGATTTAACCAGAGAAAACTTCTATAAGAACAACAATTTAGCTACCGATTTAGATACGTTTGAAAAGTTTTCAGAAAAGTATAGAAGTAATTTATTCGTTCCTATAGATTTAAAGGATGATTATAAATTTGATGATAGTGAAAATGCAAAAATATATTTTGAATCAGATTTCAAAGATTTTTTATCTACAGTTTTAGAATTTTCTAAAAACAAAGAAAATGCCAATGAAAATACGCTACAAGTGAGAATGTTTAGAGCTTTTGGTATTTATTTCTCCAACACTAACGATAAGAACTTATCTGATAACGAAAACAATAACATTTTGCAATCAATGGGAGAAAACAAGTTTTTCTTAGACAAAGATAGACAAGAATTGACATGGGTAGAAAATGATAAGAGTGTATATACAAACTCTCTACCATTGATATTTGAGGCCGCAACAGGATATGACTATACAAGTTTTTTTCAATCAATTGAGAAAGATTTGAATATTTCTTTTAAAACATTAGATGATATAGAGAAAAATCAAGATATATTAGCTAAGGCGTTTTCTGATCCTAATAAGTATTTACACAATACAAAAATGGATTATATAAACAATAAAGTTTCAAGCCTATTTAGAGGGGAGTATAGAAGTGCTATTGCTGAAAGAACATTAGAAAATCTAGATTCCAATATATCTAATCAAAGACTTGCACAAACAAATATTAAATCATATATTAAGTTTTTTAATGATAATACAGACATTAAATTAGGTTTAAAAAATCTACCAACAAATGAAAATATAAGCGTTTTAACGGTAAATAACATAATGAGTAATATCTATGTTAGAGATGAAAAGGACATTTATTCCTTTGATTTAAGCTCTTATGATAGCTTAAATAACTACACAGAACTTTTTATAGAACTTGCTAATAATACTGTAGATTTGACTAATTCGAAAACATTAAAAAGAATTGATGATAGAGCTTTTTTAAAAGAATTTTCATATTCTTTAAATAAGCTTCAACAATCAACGGGGGTTAATTTAGTAACTTATTCTAACAGTAGTCCTGTAATTAACCTATTAGCTAAGATAGATAAAAATACGCCTTCCCAATTATTCAACAAGAAATTAGACGATATTAAAAATGCGTATATTCCAGATGTATCAAGAATTAACTGGAAAGATAATAATATAACATCTGAAAATGCTATGGCGACTAACCTTAATAACAATCTTAATAAAAGAACTTCAGATTACGGAACAAAGCGTGTAACAGTTAACACTTATGTAAAATCTAACAAAGATTTCTATGATACTGAAAAATACATTGATAATGCGAGATTTGGCTTAGGTGCTTCGGCATTAAAATCTATTATGAGCAGTTGTACATTAAAAGATGACAGCATTATCTATAACTCAAAAGCAAACCTTTCATATGATTTAAAGAAGTATGTATATAATAATATTTTCCAATTCACAGATACTTACGGAAAATCACCTTTAGATATGTTTAAGGAGATTTACGGTGATGTTTGGGATTATGATAGGCATAAAATAGAGCAAGATGTATGGAAATTCGAAAAGACAGGAACGCTATATAACTTTAAAGATGGCAAAAGAGAGCCTTGGATGAATTCAGCTTTAGGTGTTTATTGTCACAGTAAAGGCATCCAGCTAGAAAATATGTTTAGATCAGATGAGAAAATGCTAAGCTATTTAGATAATACTAATCCTCAACTAAAAGTAATTTGGGAAAAAGCTATGGAATTTGAAAAAGAAAATGCACAAGCTTTAGAAACATATAACGGTTACAGAAATAAAATAGGGGATTTCAAAAAAATTAGAGAAAATAATCTAGGAACTCAAACTTCTCTTGGTTTTTTCAACGGCAATTTATTAGTTAAAAATATTCAAAAAGAATATGCTAAAAATTCTAAAGTCGTTATTAATAAAGAAAAAGACAATGACTTATTTAGTGCATTGATGAATACAATAGACTTTTATAAAGTAGCTGGAAGTGCAGCTGAAAGAGACAATATAATAAAACAATTACAAGGTAAAACATCACTTCAAGCATTTGACGAGAGACAATTAAATAAAGAAAAGGAATTTAACGAGATCGATGATAAAGTAAACACTTATTTTGATGTAATTGAAAAATATCAAAAGATTACAGAAAGACCATTAACAGATTATCAAATGGGATTATTATTATTGGAGATATCAAAGGTTAGATCAATGTCTGGTTACAGAATGAGTAACAACGATATGAACTTAACTGTTAATCAAATAAGAACAATTGATACTCGTTCTGGAAGAGATTCTTCTAAAAACTTTAACAAATCCCAACTTTTATATGCAAGAGAAATCGGCTATAGTTCGAGATATTTGTCCGATAAGAATACTGATAATTTCTTAATGGATTCAGCAACAAAAGCGGTAAAAGACTATTTGGTTGAAAAAAGAAAAATACCAGGAACTATTTTAAAAGAGGTTAATAAAAATAATCCTATAATAAAAGCTAGTATTGATCCAAAGAATAATGAGCCTTATATGATAACAGAGGTTACAGACTTATATAGTAATGTTCAAATGCAACAAGAACAAAGAAACATTTCAAATAAGGTGTATTGCCAAAAATCATATAGAACAAATGACTATAAAAAATATATTAGTTATGATCAATATAATTCTTTAGATGAGGTTAGTAAAAAAGATTATCATCTTTATTTAAGTCCTTTTTCAAAAATTACTGAAAAACAATACAATTCTTTATCTGATAGTGATAAGGAAAGATATCAAATAGGTGCTAAGTCTAAGAAAGAGCAATTTAACAAGAATATAAATAAGAAGATGGATGGATTGAAAGGTTCTAAGGTGAATTCGAAACTACCGTCTGGTGTCGTTAAGTCATGGGTAGGAAATAGTCTAAAGGATTATCCACCAGAAAAAAGAAAAGCCCATGAATACACAATTATAACAGAGGCTACAATAGATGCCCTTAGTGCTTTAAGCTTATGTAAAATTGACAATAGATATGATTACATGAGAGATCTCAATCTAGAGAGTCCAGAAGAAATTAAAGAAAATTTGTATAACCCTTATAGAGACAATCTTCAAAACTCGTTAAAAGATATTGACCTTAAACAAGATAAAGTAAATTTTGTATCAATATTAGGCGTTGGTAATGCTAGAAACTTAGATTTGAGAGATTATTGTTTTCATAATAACATTGATCCTTCGCATGTAATATTAATGCTAGATAACGACCAAGCAGGAACACAAGCCAGATTGAAACTTGAAAATCAGCTTCCAACGGTTAAGTCTATAGTGGTTGATTCTAAAAACGGAATTAAAGATGTTAATGAAATGTTGCAATACAAACTAAAAGAATTGAATGAATCGGGGCTTGATGTCGATTTTGAATCTGGGTTAATAAAAAACAAAAATACTAATGAGGTAGTAAAAACTAACGAAGAGCTTCTGTTTAGAATAGGTAAATACGAGTTTAATGAAAGTCTACATGATTCAAAAGCGTTGCAAAATGAACCAAAAAATATCAGGGATCTGTCTAATAAGTTCTTAGCCCAACTATATAACTCAAAAGAATTGAATTTAGAAAGTATGCCAAATCAAATGCAAATGTTAAAGGTTAGAATGGCAATTCTTAAAGAAATTAAAGATGAATTGTCCGAAATAAAGGAATCTGGAACATATAAATTCCTAGATGAAAATGAAGATAATCTTAAAAACAATGCACTAAAAGAATCGTTAAATAAGATTTTTGAAGATGTTCTAAATGAATTTAAAGAAAATAGAGAAGAAAAGGCTAAAGAAAAAGAACAACAAGTTGAAGAAAAGACAATTGAAGAAAATGTTGAAAATGTAAAAGAAAATATCGATATTGGTAATACGACAGAAAGAGAAGTAGAAGAAGGAATGGAAATGTAA